The following coding sequences are from one Clarias gariepinus isolate MV-2021 ecotype Netherlands chromosome 19, CGAR_prim_01v2, whole genome shotgun sequence window:
- the chek1 gene encoding serine/threonine-protein kinase Chk1, with translation MAVPFVQDWDLVQTLGEGAYGEVRLLVNRKTEEAVAVKVVDMSTAKDCMDNVKKEVCVHKMLSHSNIVRFYGHRSEGSIHYIFLEYCSGGELFDRIEPDVGMPEKDAHRFFQQLIAGVEYLHSIGITHRDIKPENILLDDKDNLKITDFGLATMFRHRGRERKLARLCGTLPYVAPELMSRSEFHAQPADVWACGIVLTAMLAGELPWDQPSESCQEYSDWLQKKTYLTPWKKIDSMPLGLLTKILLHSPEDRITIPEIKKHRWFSRSFKTGGKRQADVHGPLTKMLRSDSERSRLARTNSGERMQISSSQPEPQGLWEVKDDVVHTEGAQVSFSQPACPDHMLLGSQLLGTPGASQNPWQRLVRRMTRFFTTLKAEASCTAMRDTCVNLGYTWKQSCTNQATVSTLDRRHNKLIFKIHFLEMEERILVDFRLSRGDGLEFKTIFVKLKQKLSDIISNQRVPLVFT, from the exons ATGGCGGTGCCTTTTGTTCAGGACTGGGATCTGGTGCAGACTCTAGGAGAGGGCGCATATGGCGA AGTCCGCCTGCTGGTCAACAGGAAGACTGAAGAGGCGGTGGCAGTAAAAGTTGTGGACATGTCCACTGCCAAGGACTGCATGGACAATGTGAAGAAAGAGGTGTGCGTGCACAAGATGCTGTCCCATTCCAACATAGTGCGCTTCTATGGGCACAGAAGCGAGGGCTCCATTCACTACATCTTCCTGGAGTATTGCAGTGGCGGGGAGCTGTTCGACCGAATAG AGCCGGACGTGGGGATGCCGGAAAAGGATGCGCACAGGTTTTTTCAGCAGCTAATAGCTGGAGTG GAATACCTCCACAGTATCGGAATCACACATCGAGACATCAAGCCAGAAAACATTCTGTTAGATGACAAAG ACAATCTGAAAATCACAGATTTCGGACTGGCCACCATGTTCCGGCACCGTGGCCGCGAGCGTAAGCTGGCCCGTCTGTGTGGCACTCTGCCCTACGTGGCACCAGAGCTCATGTCCCGTTCCGAGTTTCACGCTCAGCCTGCAGACGTCTGGGCCTGCGGGATCGTTCTGACCGCCATGCTGGCTGGAG AGTTGCCGTGGGATCAGCCAAGTGAGAGCTGTCAGGAGTACTCTGACTGGCTGCAGAAGAAAACCTACCTAACACCGTGGAAGAAAATTGATTCCATGCCTCTTG GTCTGTTAACTAAGATACTGCTCCATAGTCCTGAGGACCGGATCACCATTCCAGAGATCAAAAAGCACCGCTGGTTCAGCAGGAGCTTCAAAACAG GGGGAAAACGCCAGGCTGACGTCCACGGCCCGTTGACCAAGATGCTACGCTCTGACTCGGAGAGATCTCGGCTAGCACGAACGAACAG TGGTGAGCGGATGCAGATTTCCAGCTCTCAGCCAGAGCCGCAGGGATTGTGGGAGGTCAAAGACGACGTGGTACACACGGAGGGCGCTCAGGTCAGCTTTTCCCAGCCTGCCTGCCCTGATCACATGCTATTAGGAAGCCAACTGCTGGGCACACCGGGCGCTAGCCAG AACCCATGGCAGAGGCTGGTGAGAAGAATGACCAGATTCTTCACTACCCTGAAGGCAGAGGCGTCCTGCACGGCCATGCGGGACACATGTGTTAACCTGGGCTACACGTGGAAACAGAGCTGCACCAACCAG GCGACGGTTTCTACATTGGATCGCCGTCACAACAAACTGATCTTCAAAATCCACTTCCTGGAAATGGAGGAACGTATTCTTGTAGATTTCCGACTATCAAGG gGTGATGGTTTGGAATTCAAGACCATATTTGTTAAACTCAAACAAAAGCTGTCAGACATAATAAGTAACCAAAGGGTTCCtttagtttttacatga